From Panicum hallii strain FIL2 chromosome 2, PHallii_v3.1, whole genome shotgun sequence, a single genomic window includes:
- the LOC112881346 gene encoding uncharacterized protein LOC112881346, translated as MGEECKEGGGCGRHAAEGVVEPADSAKLYEDVPPMPLMALNHISRLCKSVEDSVRFYVKALGFVLIHRPPALDFSGAWLFNYGVGIHLVQRDDARRVPDVNPGELDPMDNHISFQCEDMGVMERRLREMRIRYMKRTINEEEGSPIDQLFFKDPDGFMIEICNCENLELVPAGALGRLRLPRGRHNPPVQMVHHGGDGE; from the exons ATGGGAGAAGAGTGCAAggaaggcggcggctgcggccgtCATGCGGCGGAGGGCGTCGTCGAACCGGCCGACTCGGCGAAGCTGTACGAGGACGTGCCGCCGATGCCGCTGATGGCGCTCAACCATATCTCCCGCCTGTGCAAGTCCGTCGAGGACTCCGTCCGGTTCTACGTCAAGGCCCTCGGCTTCGTCCTCAtccaccgcccgccggcgctcGACTTCTCCGGCGCATG GCTGTTCAACTACGGGGTGGGGATCCACCTGGTCCAGCGCGACGACGCGCGGAGGGTGCCCGACGTGAACCCCGGCGAGCTGGACCCCATGGACAACCACATCTCCTTCCAGTGCGAGGACATGGGAGTCATGGAGCGCCGGCTCCGGGAGATGCGCATCAGGTACATGAAGCGGACCATCAACGAGGAGGAGGGCTCGCCCATCGACCAGCTCTTCTTCAAGGACCCCGACGGCTTCATGATCGAGATCTGCAACTGCGAGAACCTCGAGCTCGTCCCCGCCGGCGCGCTCGGACGCCTCAGGCTCCCGCGCGGCCGCCACAACCCGCCCGTCCAGATGGTCCAccacggcggcgacggcgagtaG
- the LOC112879954 gene encoding EEF1A lysine methyltransferase 4-like isoform X1, translated as MSSPPPDDGEGEGSGGRSLSYGEAEYWDARYVEEGGAPYDWYQRYDALRPFVRRFAPPASRLLMIGCGSALMSEDMVTDGYVEIVNIDISSVVIEMMRKKYFNIPQLQYLRMDVRDMSMFPDESFDCAIDKGTLDSLMCGVDAPLSAAQMVLEVDRLIKPGGVFILITYGDPSVRVPHLNQPGCNWKIVLYILPRPNFTGKIRRHVLDPVPLTEKGRLPDGFVPEDPDSHYVYVCEKMQGLTGAGSPTVERQGEE; from the exons atgtcgtcgccgccgcccgacgACGGCGAGGGGGAGGGGAGCGGGGGGAGGTCGTTGAGCTACGGGGAGGCGGAGTACTGGGACGCGCGGTACGTCGAGGAGGGCGGCGCGCCGTACGACTGGTACCAGCGCTACGACGCGCTCCGCCCCTTCGTCCGCCGCTTCGCGCCGCCGGCGTCCAGGCTCCTCATGATTGGATGCGGCTCCGCTC TTATGTCCGAGGACATGGTCACCGATGGTTATGTGGAGATTGTGAACATTGACATTTCTTCGGTTGTGATTGAGATGATGAGAAAGAAATATTTCAACATTCCGCAGCTACAAT ACCTGCGTATGGATGTCAGAGATATGAGTATGTTTCCTGATGAATCTTTTGATTGTGCAATTGATAAAG GTACTCTGGACTCATTGATG TGTGGTGTGGATGCTCCTCTCAGTGCAGCTCAGATGGTTTTGGAAGTGGACAG GCTTATTAAACCAGGCGGTGTCTTTATTTTG ATAACATATGGTGATCCATCAGTTCGTGTTCCTCATTTGAATCAACCAGGATGCAATTGGAAGATTGTACTTTACATTCTAC CAAGACCTAATTTCACTGGGAAGATAAGGAGGCACGTATTGGATCCTGTTCCACTGACAGAGAAGGGTAGACTCCCTGATGGATTTGTTCCAGAGGATCCTGACTCCCATTATGTCTATGTCTGCGAAAAGATGCAAGGATTGACAGGGGCAGGTTCCCCAACCGTAGAGAGGCAAGGGGAAGAATAA
- the LOC112879953 gene encoding serine carboxypeptidase II-3-like: MRTTTRTVLPLLALAAPLCLALLLPGAAAASKARPRQGDYLNRLRGSPASGRQSWQAESSLAVAPPSGRAQRHAAPVGVGRKEDDRVDRLPGQPEGVDFAQYAGYVTVDAAAGRALFYYLAEAAGNVSAASRPLLLWLNGGPGCSSLGYGAMEELGPFRVKSDGKTLYRNPYAWNNAANVLFLESPAGVGFSYSNTTADYSRSGDNKTAEDALLFLLNWMEKFPEYKGRDFYLAGESYAGHYVPQLAHAILRHAAKASSPINLKGIMIGNAVINDGTDTKGMYDFFWTHALISDEAADGISRYCNFSAGAADSDKCDAATTEANEALQDIDIYNIYAPNCQSAGLVTPPVTASIESFDPCTDYYVEAYLNDPDVQRALHANVTRLDHPWSACSDVLRRWTDSATTVLPIITELLSNNIRVWVYSGDTDGRVPVTSSRYSVNQLQLPVAAKWRPWFSSTQGAGEVGGYVVQYKGKEKGSLSLATVRGAGHEVPSYQPKRALVLVQSFLAGKALPDCKKCEQS, from the exons ATGAGGACCACCACCAGGACCGTGCTGCCGCTCCTGGCGCTGGCAGCGCCGCTCTGCCTCGCGCTGCTGCTccccggcgcggccgcggccagCAAGGCCCGGCCGCGGCAGGGTGACTACCTGAACCGCCTGCGCGGGTCGCCGGCGTCCGGGCGCCAGTCGTGGCAGGCCGAGTCGTCGCTGGCGGTCGCGCCGCCGTCGGGCAGAGCGCAGCGGCACGCGgcgccggtgggggtggggcgcAAGGAGGACGACCGCGTGGACCGGCTGCCGGGGCAGCCCGAGGGCGTGGACTTCGCGCAGTACGCCGGGTACGTGACGGTGGACGCCGCGGCCGGGCGCGCGCTGTTCTACTACCTCGCCGAGGCCGCCGGCAACGTTTCCGCGGCGTCCAGGCCGCTCCTCCTCTGGCTGAACGGCGGCCCCGGGTGCTCGTCGCTGGGGTACGGCGCCATGGAGGAGCTGGGCCCGTTCCGCGTGAAGAGCGACGGCAAGACGCTGTACCGGAACCCGTACGCGTGGAACAACGCGGCGAACGTGCTGTTCCTGGAGAGCCCCGCCGGCGTGGGGTTCTCCTACTCCAACACGACGGCGGACTACAGCCGGAGCGGCGACAACAAGACCGCCGAGGACGCGCTCCTGTTCCTGCTCAACTGGATGGAGAAGTTCCCCGAGTACAAGGGCCGCGACTTCTACCTCGCCGGCGAGAGCTACGCCGGCCACTACGTCCCCCAGCTCGCCCACGCCATCCTCCGCCACGCCGCCAAGGCCTCGTCGCCGATCAACCTCAAGGGCATCATG ATCGGGAACGCGGTGATCAACGACGGGACGGACACCAAGGGCATGTACGACTTCTTCTGGACGCACGCGCTCATCTCCGACGAGGCGGCGGACGGCATCAGCAGGTACTGCAACTtcagcgccggcgcggcggACTCGGACAAGTGCGACGCGGCGACGACGGAGGCCAACGAGGCGCTGCAGGACATCGACATCTACAACATCTACGCGCCCAACTGCCAGTCCGCCGGCCTCGTCACGCCGCCGGTCACCGCCTCG ATCGAGAGCTTTGATCCGTGCACGGATTATTACGTGGAGGCCTACCTCAACGACCCGGACGTGCAGAGGGCGCTCCACGCCAACGTCACCCGCCTCGACCACCCCTGGTCGGCCTGCAG TGACGTCTTGAGACGCTGGACAGACAGCGCCACAACGGTCTTGCCTATCATCACGGAGCTCCTGAGCAACAACATCAGGGTCTGGGTGTACAG CGGTGACACCGATGGGAGAGTGCCGGTCACTTCCAGCAGATACTCTGTGAACCAGCTCCAGCTCCCAGTTGCTGCTAAATGGAGGCCATGGTTCAGCAGCACTCAG GGTGCTGGAGAGGTGGGTGGCTACGTCGTGCAGTACAAGGGCAAGGAGAAGGGCAGCCTCAGCCTGGCAACCGTGCGAGGAGCCGGCCATGAGGTCCCCAGCTACCAGCCGAAGCGGGCGCTTGTGCTCGTTCAGAGTTTCCTTGCAGGCAAAGCGCTCCCTGACTGCAAGAAATGCGAACAGTCTTAG
- the LOC112879954 gene encoding EEF1A lysine methyltransferase 4-like isoform X2, with protein sequence MSSPPPDDGEGEGSGGRSLSYGEAEYWDARYVEEGGAPYDWYQRYDALRPFVRRFAPPASRLLMIGCGSALMSEDMVTDGYVEIVNIDISSVVIEMMRKKYFNIPQLQYLRMDVRDMSMFPDESFDCAIDKGTLDSLMCGVDAPLSAAQMVLEVDRLIKPGGVFILQDLISLGR encoded by the exons atgtcgtcgccgccgcccgacgACGGCGAGGGGGAGGGGAGCGGGGGGAGGTCGTTGAGCTACGGGGAGGCGGAGTACTGGGACGCGCGGTACGTCGAGGAGGGCGGCGCGCCGTACGACTGGTACCAGCGCTACGACGCGCTCCGCCCCTTCGTCCGCCGCTTCGCGCCGCCGGCGTCCAGGCTCCTCATGATTGGATGCGGCTCCGCTC TTATGTCCGAGGACATGGTCACCGATGGTTATGTGGAGATTGTGAACATTGACATTTCTTCGGTTGTGATTGAGATGATGAGAAAGAAATATTTCAACATTCCGCAGCTACAAT ACCTGCGTATGGATGTCAGAGATATGAGTATGTTTCCTGATGAATCTTTTGATTGTGCAATTGATAAAG GTACTCTGGACTCATTGATG TGTGGTGTGGATGCTCCTCTCAGTGCAGCTCAGATGGTTTTGGAAGTGGACAG GCTTATTAAACCAGGCGGTGTCTTTATTTTG CAAGACCTAATTTCACTGGGAAGATAA